In the genome of Panicum virgatum chloroplast, complete genome, the window CACGAAAAAAAACGAATCCTTTTGTAGCTCGTCATTTATTGGCAAAAATCGAAAAGGTTAATATGAAGGAGGAGAAAGAAATAATAGTAACGTGGTCCCGGGCATCTAGCATTCTACCCGCAATGGTTGGCCATACAATCGCGATTCATAATGGAAAGGAACATATACCTATTTACATAACAAATCCTATGGTAGGTCGCAAATTGGGGGA includes:
- the rps19 gene encoding ribosomal protein S19; this translates as MTRKKTNPFVARHLLAKIEKVNMKEEKEIIVTWSRASSILPAMVGHTIAIHNGKEHIPIYITNPMVGRKLGEFVPTRHFTSYESARKDTKSRR